The proteins below are encoded in one region of Qipengyuania sp. HL-TH1:
- a CDS encoding sugar-transfer associated ATP-grasp domain-containing protein, translating to MHPAELAYYAKKAFALFPGGAEAASAPAFAAHYERRRRSRSPARTMLDRGIARGFAAWLPSRTFAVARKYGMDAQWERQALAIARERFVDPNDIALFRIERPEELDHYIRRFEDAGFNKIINSQGWSRACVLVDKAAFYRRCAAHGLPHPAVHAVYDRGLRDFRPARGHPLIAKPTHGEGGRGVALLPHAVSDITDQAAFAQAIAPYVDDRQVWVIQRALGNHAALADYAMDALATARLTTMRNETGEPELVSTVLRVPSLRGPVIDNMKAGGLIMPVDFETGRAGTACKGYGGGDYECHPVSGAAFGDLQLPDWEKAVALACRAHAAAFPEYTLIGWDIAFTPDGPMVVEGNAKPGVLMSQRSGRKGLAGQRYGELLAFNLERAETGRAGALAA from the coding sequence ATGCACCCCGCCGAACTCGCCTATTACGCCAAGAAGGCGTTCGCGCTGTTCCCCGGCGGGGCCGAAGCCGCCAGCGCCCCGGCCTTCGCTGCGCATTACGAGCGCCGCCGCCGCAGCCGGTCACCGGCGCGTACAATGCTCGACCGGGGCATTGCGCGGGGCTTTGCTGCATGGCTGCCATCACGAACCTTCGCTGTCGCGCGCAAGTACGGCATGGATGCGCAGTGGGAACGGCAGGCGCTGGCAATCGCGCGCGAACGTTTCGTCGATCCCAATGACATCGCGCTGTTCCGGATCGAGCGGCCCGAGGAGCTCGATCACTATATCCGGCGGTTCGAGGATGCGGGCTTCAACAAGATCATCAACTCGCAGGGATGGAGCCGCGCCTGCGTGCTGGTCGACAAGGCGGCGTTCTATCGCCGCTGCGCCGCGCACGGCCTGCCCCATCCCGCCGTGCACGCGGTCTACGATCGCGGATTGCGCGATTTTCGCCCCGCCCGCGGACACCCGCTGATTGCCAAGCCCACGCACGGCGAAGGCGGCCGCGGTGTCGCGCTGCTCCCCCATGCCGTGTCCGATATCACCGACCAGGCCGCCTTCGCCCAGGCGATCGCGCCCTATGTCGATGACCGGCAAGTGTGGGTGATCCAGCGCGCACTGGGCAACCACGCAGCGCTGGCGGACTATGCGATGGATGCGCTGGCGACTGCGCGGCTCACCACGATGCGTAATGAGACGGGAGAACCCGAACTGGTCAGCACCGTGCTTCGCGTGCCTTCGCTGCGCGGCCCGGTGATCGATAACATGAAGGCGGGCGGGCTGATCATGCCGGTCGATTTCGAAACCGGGCGCGCGGGTACCGCCTGCAAGGGCTATGGTGGCGGCGATTACGAATGCCATCCGGTCAGCGGCGCGGCCTTTGGCGATCTGCAGCTGCCCGATTGGGAAAAGGCCGTGGCGCTCGCCTGCCGCGCGCATGCCGCGGCGTTCCCCGAATATACGCTTATCGGCTGGGATATCGCGTTCACGCCCGACGGGCCGATGGTGGTCGAAGGCAATGCCAAGCCGGGGGTGCTGATGTCGCAGCGCAGTGGCCGCAAGGGTCTGGCAGGCCAGCGCTATGGCGAATTGCTCGCCTTCAATCTCGAGCGTGCCGAAACCGGGCGGGCGGGCGCGCTGGCCGCCTAG
- a CDS encoding PaaI family thioesterase, with protein sequence MALRDEVFDHAPDPDNPGWRHWNLKDETLFNGAVMGKLITRVDDDGKARLRMFPERRHQNLQGIIHGAVTLSLIDISLFTTMHNIGSGNAGPSVTVELSTQFVGGGKPDMPLDAVCEIVRETGSMVFVRGTVVQEDHAVASFSGIVKKIKPRAAA encoded by the coding sequence ATGGCGCTGCGTGACGAGGTGTTCGACCACGCTCCCGACCCGGACAATCCGGGCTGGCGGCATTGGAACCTGAAGGACGAAACGCTGTTCAACGGCGCGGTGATGGGCAAGCTCATCACCCGGGTGGACGATGACGGGAAGGCGCGGCTGCGCATGTTCCCCGAACGGCGCCACCAGAACCTGCAGGGCATCATCCACGGCGCGGTGACGCTGTCGCTGATCGACATTTCGCTGTTCACCACGATGCACAATATCGGCAGCGGCAATGCCGGCCCGTCGGTGACGGTCGAGCTGTCAACCCAGTTCGTGGGCGGCGGCAAGCCCGACATGCCGCTCGACGCGGTGTGCGAGATCGTCCGCGAGACGGGCAGCATGGTGTTCGTGCGCGGCACGGTGGTCCAAGAAGACCACGCGGTCGCCAGCTTCTCGGGCATCGTCAAGAAGATCAAGCCCCGCGCCGCCGCGTGA
- the xrtA gene encoding exosortase A, with translation MQRDLPLPRTAGRSARGVMLAIAWAALFALTFAEWRAMAHQWWDIDTYSHILLVPPIIAWLVWIRRDELARAGAAGWWPGLGWLVFGLVLWLVGRSLDINTIGQGGAVVAMQGAVLALFGLRAALILAFPLVYGFLMVPIGGEIIPQLQMITAQIASALTRLSGIEMVAQGIHIDTPAGLFIVAEECAGVKFLIAMLALGLLVAHTCFTSWNRRAWFLLACVVVPVIANGIRAWATIFLAQYVGAEAAGGFDHLVYGWLFFGIVIALVLGVAWRWFEREPEDAGWTADEVAALPLVARWEGRAGNPALVLGAILLAAGSFAVLAQLG, from the coding sequence ATGCAGCGTGACCTGCCACTACCGCGCACCGCTGGGCGTAGCGCTCGGGGTGTGATGCTCGCCATCGCGTGGGCGGCGCTGTTCGCGCTGACCTTCGCCGAATGGCGCGCGATGGCGCATCAGTGGTGGGATATCGACACCTATAGCCATATCCTGCTTGTCCCCCCGATCATCGCCTGGCTGGTCTGGATCCGCCGCGACGAACTGGCGCGCGCCGGCGCAGCCGGATGGTGGCCGGGGCTGGGGTGGCTCGTCTTCGGGCTTGTTCTCTGGCTGGTGGGGCGGAGCCTCGACATCAACACGATCGGGCAAGGCGGCGCGGTGGTCGCCATGCAGGGCGCGGTCCTCGCGCTGTTCGGATTGCGGGCGGCCCTGATCCTCGCCTTTCCGCTCGTCTACGGCTTTCTGATGGTCCCCATCGGGGGCGAGATCATCCCGCAGTTGCAGATGATTACTGCCCAGATCGCGAGTGCGCTGACGCGGCTGAGCGGGATCGAGATGGTTGCGCAGGGCATCCATATCGACACCCCCGCAGGGCTGTTTATCGTCGCCGAGGAATGTGCCGGCGTGAAATTCCTGATCGCCATGCTCGCGCTTGGCCTGCTGGTCGCACATACCTGTTTTACCAGCTGGAACAGGCGCGCGTGGTTCCTGCTCGCCTGCGTTGTTGTCCCGGTGATCGCCAACGGCATCCGCGCCTGGGCGACGATCTTCCTCGCGCAATATGTCGGGGCAGAGGCTGCCGGCGGGTTCGACCATCTCGTCTATGGCTGGCTGTTCTTCGGGATCGTCATCGCGCTGGTCCTGGGCGTGGCATGGCGCTGGTTCGAGCGTGAGCCTGAAGACGCAGGCTGGACCGCCGACGAGGTCGCTGCCCTTCCGCTGGTTGCGCGCTGGGAAGGCCGTGCTGGCAACCCGGCTCTCGTCCTTGGTGCGATACTGCTGGCCGCAGGAAGCTTTGCCGTGCTCGCGCAGCTGGGCTAG
- the zapE gene encoding cell division protein ZapE, with the protein MTGMLARYERLVSAGELQADPDQRRAAQRLDRLQKDLEAESSGGLLAQLFKPKKARPEGVYMWGGVGRGKSMLMDLFVETLGIAEKRRAHFHEFMLEVDRRMRERRTSDPGDPTGKVARDIAADVRCLAFDEMVVNNTADAAIMARLFTALIRDEGVTVVTTSNRPPRDLYKDGLNRSLFLPFIDLVEDEMDVLPLNGPTDYRLDRLGDIETWHAPLGEEATAQVREAFFRLTDYAPEGAANVPSGELDLGGGRTIHVPKSLKGVGVFSFKRLCGENRGAADYLAIAHAYHTVIVVGVPAMSPDNRNEAIRFTKLVDALYENNVKLFVAAAAEPEDLYTAGDGAFEFERTVSRLKEMQSADYMARGHGAD; encoded by the coding sequence GTGACCGGAATGCTCGCCCGCTATGAGCGGCTCGTCTCGGCGGGCGAATTGCAGGCCGATCCCGACCAGCGCCGCGCCGCACAGCGGCTCGACCGGTTGCAGAAGGACCTCGAGGCGGAGAGCTCGGGCGGGCTGCTCGCACAGCTGTTCAAGCCGAAGAAGGCGCGGCCCGAGGGCGTCTACATGTGGGGCGGTGTCGGGCGCGGCAAGTCGATGCTGATGGACCTGTTCGTCGAGACGCTGGGGATCGCCGAGAAACGCCGTGCGCATTTCCACGAGTTCATGCTCGAGGTCGACCGGCGCATGCGCGAGCGGCGGACCAGCGATCCCGGCGATCCGACCGGCAAGGTTGCGCGCGATATCGCGGCCGATGTGCGCTGTCTCGCCTTCGACGAGATGGTGGTGAACAACACCGCCGACGCGGCGATCATGGCACGGCTGTTCACCGCGCTGATCCGCGACGAGGGCGTGACCGTGGTCACCACCAGCAACCGCCCGCCGCGCGATCTCTACAAGGACGGGCTCAACCGCTCGCTGTTCCTCCCGTTCATCGACCTCGTCGAGGACGAAATGGATGTGCTGCCGCTCAACGGTCCGACCGATTACCGGCTCGACCGGCTGGGCGATATCGAGACCTGGCACGCCCCGCTGGGCGAGGAGGCGACCGCGCAGGTGCGCGAGGCTTTCTTCCGCCTCACCGATTACGCTCCCGAGGGCGCGGCCAATGTCCCCTCGGGCGAACTCGACCTCGGCGGGGGCCGGACGATCCACGTGCCCAAGAGCCTCAAGGGTGTCGGCGTGTTCAGCTTCAAGCGGTTGTGCGGCGAGAACCGCGGAGCGGCGGACTATCTGGCGATCGCGCATGCCTATCATACGGTGATCGTGGTCGGCGTCCCCGCGATGTCGCCCGACAATCGCAACGAGGCGATCCGCTTCACCAAGCTGGTCGATGCGCTGTATGAGAACAATGTGAAGCTCTTCGTCGCGGCGGCAGCCGAACCGGAAGACCTCTACACCGCCGGCGATGGCGCGTTCGAGTTCGAGCGCACGGTCAGCCGCCTCAAGGAAATGCAGAGCGCGGATTACATGGCGCGGGGTCACGGCGCCGACTAG
- a CDS encoding pirin family protein, which yields MIDIRPFATLGHADHGWLDARHHFSFANYHDPDRMGWGSIRVWNDDTIAAQSGFPPHPHRDMEIVTFVRSGAITHRDSLGNEGRTAAGDVQVMSAGTGITHAEMNREDEATTLFQIWIIPDRQGEQPGWGQRTFPKATREGGFEVLASGDAEADDALPIRTDAKVAAATLAKGQSAVWNTSGDRHQYLVAPKGRVTVNGREAQPRDGIAVTGESEIVVEALDDAEIVLVDAR from the coding sequence ATGATCGATATCCGACCCTTCGCCACGCTTGGCCACGCCGACCACGGCTGGCTCGACGCACGGCACCATTTCAGCTTCGCCAATTACCACGACCCTGACCGGATGGGCTGGGGCAGCATCCGCGTGTGGAACGACGACACCATCGCGGCGCAGAGCGGCTTTCCCCCGCACCCGCACCGCGACATGGAAATCGTCACCTTCGTGCGCAGCGGGGCGATTACGCACCGCGACAGCCTGGGCAATGAAGGCCGCACCGCCGCGGGCGATGTGCAGGTGATGAGCGCGGGCACCGGCATCACCCATGCCGAGATGAATCGCGAGGACGAAGCGACCACGCTGTTCCAGATCTGGATCATTCCCGATCGGCAGGGTGAGCAGCCCGGCTGGGGCCAGCGCACCTTTCCCAAGGCCACGCGCGAAGGCGGCTTCGAAGTGCTCGCCAGCGGCGATGCCGAGGCCGATGATGCGCTGCCGATCCGGACGGATGCGAAGGTCGCCGCGGCGACGCTGGCGAAAGGCCAGAGCGCGGTCTGGAACACTTCGGGCGACCGCCACCAGTATCTGGTCGCGCCCAAGGGCCGGGTCACGGTCAATGGCCGGGAAGCGCAGCCGCGCGACGGGATTGCCGTGACCGGTGAGAGCGAAATCGTGGTCGAAGCGCTCGACGATGCCGAAATCGTGCTGGTCGACGCGCGCTAG
- a CDS encoding class I SAM-dependent methyltransferase, with protein sequence MGLRAWYDRHVMPRLITAACGQDGIEKRRRQLIPLAEGRVFELGCGGGLNQALYDSDKITSFAGIDPHEKLLAGARERARAKGWETDIRAGVGEDIPFPSGSFDTVVCTYTLCSVDDPDKVLSELRRILAPRGQLLFLEHGRAPDAGVAQWQDRVEPVWKPLAGGCHLTRPVGASLRRAGFAVEPLGQAYLKQAPKVLGWMEWGVARKA encoded by the coding sequence ATGGGGCTAAGGGCCTGGTACGATCGTCACGTGATGCCGCGGTTGATCACCGCAGCCTGCGGGCAGGACGGTATCGAGAAACGCCGCCGCCAGCTGATCCCGCTTGCCGAGGGCCGCGTGTTCGAACTCGGCTGCGGAGGCGGGCTCAACCAGGCGCTTTACGACAGCGACAAGATCACCTCATTTGCCGGGATCGATCCGCATGAAAAGCTGCTCGCCGGCGCGCGCGAACGTGCGCGGGCGAAGGGGTGGGAAACCGATATCCGTGCGGGCGTGGGGGAGGATATTCCCTTTCCCTCGGGATCGTTCGATACGGTGGTGTGCACCTATACGCTGTGTTCGGTCGACGATCCGGACAAAGTGCTGTCGGAACTGCGCCGGATACTGGCGCCGCGCGGACAACTGCTGTTTCTCGAACATGGCCGCGCGCCCGATGCGGGCGTCGCGCAGTGGCAGGACCGCGTGGAACCGGTGTGGAAACCGCTGGCAGGCGGGTGCCATCTGACGCGGCCGGTGGGCGCATCGCTGCGCCGCGCGGGCTTTGCGGTCGAACCGCTCGGCCAGGCCTATCTCAAGCAAGCGCCCAAGGTGCTGGGCTGGATGGAATGGGGTGTGGCGCGCAAGGCCTGA
- a CDS encoding phosphoribosylglycinamide synthetase, whose translation MSHTIDLFTIPAADKDRLRVLFLAKHATAGGQLHGEDGNHAVYHHEVLDTLRAIGLDVTPASDFTALFEKTDFDYVFTLLNRAGYPMSEMLGPLLAQRIGLPALGASPILRGLSDDKHLMKTVAVARGVPVAPWLIARRGYMHIPYPDFAFERLVVKPNASSASWGVTMPTNWDDAKRDIAKLHEEGHDVIVERYEGAYDVVVPVLGGAEPILLSTMRFEMPGDEGNFRSYEEKRGLSEGPKERLVAMKNPVMTRKIREYTRAMLPELWPFDYGRFEFRYTPTTGEVLFMEVNLSCNLWSKKTVSGAAQLAGLTHAQLIEHIAAYSMDRQGVITAERVPFDLAMMPEDVGGETIEV comes from the coding sequence ATGAGTCACACGATCGACCTGTTCACGATACCCGCCGCCGACAAGGATCGGCTGCGCGTCCTGTTCCTCGCCAAACACGCCACCGCCGGCGGCCAGCTGCATGGCGAAGACGGCAATCATGCGGTCTATCACCACGAGGTGCTCGACACCCTGCGCGCCATCGGCCTCGATGTGACCCCGGCGAGCGATTTCACCGCCTTGTTCGAAAAGACCGATTTCGATTACGTCTTCACCCTGCTCAACCGCGCGGGATATCCGATGAGCGAGATGCTCGGCCCGCTGTTGGCGCAGCGCATCGGCCTGCCCGCGCTCGGCGCCTCGCCCATTCTGCGCGGCCTGTCGGACGACAAGCATCTGATGAAGACCGTGGCGGTCGCGCGCGGCGTACCCGTCGCCCCCTGGCTGATCGCGCGGCGGGGGTACATGCACATTCCCTATCCCGACTTCGCTTTCGAACGGCTGGTGGTCAAACCCAACGCCTCATCCGCCAGTTGGGGCGTCACCATGCCGACCAATTGGGACGATGCGAAACGCGACATCGCAAAGCTCCACGAGGAAGGCCACGACGTGATCGTCGAACGCTATGAGGGCGCCTATGACGTGGTGGTCCCCGTGCTGGGCGGAGCCGAGCCGATCCTGCTGTCGACAATGCGCTTCGAAATGCCGGGCGATGAGGGCAATTTCCGCTCCTACGAGGAAAAGCGTGGGCTGTCCGAAGGTCCGAAGGAACGGCTGGTCGCGATGAAGAACCCGGTCATGACGCGCAAGATCCGCGAATATACGCGGGCCATGCTGCCCGAACTGTGGCCGTTCGACTACGGGCGCTTCGAGTTCCGCTATACCCCGACGACCGGCGAAGTGCTGTTCATGGAAGTTAATCTGTCGTGCAACCTGTGGTCGAAGAAGACCGTCTCGGGCGCGGCGCAACTGGCCGGGCTGACGCATGCCCAGCTGATCGAGCATATCGCGGCCTACAGCATGGACCGGCAGGGAGTGATCACGGCAGAACGGGTGCCGTTCGACCTAGCGATGATGCCCGAGGATGTCGGCGGCGAAACCATCGAAGTCTGA
- a CDS encoding XrtA/PEP-CTERM system amidotransferase has protein sequence MCGIAGIFHYETVKPVDPRRVERMTDALGHRGPDGSGVWTAPGVGLGHRRLSIIDLEGSPQPMHSADGRAVISFNGEIYNYRELRRELEQGGARFRTHGDTEVILAAWQRWGPDCLARLDGMFAFALYDLDRRQLFLARDRLGVKPLYLARLEGGALAFASEMKGLLANPLMRREVDPLAIEDYMTWGYVPDHRAILKGVEKLPAGHFLLLEHGREPGPPRQWWDVDFARREKGRTEDLSAQLLHLMREGVTSRMVADVPLGAFLSGGVDSSSVVALMSEASAQPVTSCSIGFDVASVDETRHARQVAELFGTDHHERIVSSDQFGEIDRIAAIFDEPFADASALPTLRVCELAREQVTVALSGDGADEAFAGYRRQLFHAREEQARSVLPRALREPVFSALGRVWPKADWAPRPLRAKTTLLSLAESGEAGYARALAILAPEQRQALYGEVLLRQRGTYRAEQPLEKLMREAPARSGLDRAQYADLKFWLPGDILTKTDRTSMAVGLEAREPLLDHRLIEFGARLPQRQRLRGTTGKWLLKHTMERYLPEDILYRRKQGFVTPLAEWFRGPLAGEARAVAASELLTGSGWFARKALSRLADDHISGRSDHGRVLWQLLMLERSIRHLAPSA, from the coding sequence ATGTGCGGAATTGCGGGGATTTTCCATTACGAGACGGTGAAACCGGTCGATCCCCGACGGGTCGAGCGGATGACCGATGCGCTCGGCCATCGCGGTCCCGACGGCAGCGGCGTTTGGACCGCGCCGGGTGTGGGCCTCGGGCATCGCCGGCTGTCGATCATCGACCTCGAAGGTTCGCCGCAGCCAATGCATTCAGCCGATGGCCGCGCGGTGATCTCCTTCAATGGCGAGATCTACAATTACCGCGAATTGCGCCGCGAGCTCGAACAGGGCGGGGCACGGTTCCGCACCCACGGCGATACCGAAGTGATCCTCGCCGCATGGCAGAGATGGGGCCCCGACTGCCTCGCGCGGCTCGATGGAATGTTCGCCTTCGCGCTCTACGATCTCGACCGGCGGCAGCTGTTCCTCGCGCGCGACCGGCTGGGGGTGAAACCGCTCTACCTTGCGCGGCTCGAGGGCGGGGCGCTGGCCTTCGCCAGCGAAATGAAGGGTCTGCTCGCCAACCCATTGATGCGGCGCGAGGTCGATCCGCTGGCGATCGAGGATTACATGACCTGGGGCTATGTCCCCGATCACCGCGCAATCCTCAAGGGCGTCGAGAAATTGCCCGCGGGTCATTTCCTGCTGCTCGAACATGGCCGCGAACCGGGGCCGCCGCGCCAATGGTGGGATGTCGATTTCGCCCGGCGCGAGAAGGGACGGACCGAAGACCTCTCGGCGCAATTGCTCCATCTCATGCGCGAAGGCGTGACCAGCCGGATGGTTGCCGATGTGCCGCTGGGGGCCTTCCTTTCGGGCGGGGTCGACAGTTCCTCGGTCGTCGCGCTGATGAGCGAGGCGAGCGCGCAACCGGTCACCAGCTGTTCGATCGGCTTCGATGTCGCGAGCGTCGACGAGACGCGCCATGCGCGGCAGGTCGCCGAACTGTTCGGCACCGACCACCACGAGCGGATCGTGTCGTCCGACCAGTTCGGCGAGATAGACCGGATTGCTGCGATCTTCGACGAGCCGTTCGCCGATGCCAGCGCGCTGCCGACCTTGCGGGTGTGCGAACTCGCGCGCGAACAGGTCACCGTGGCGCTTTCGGGTGATGGCGCCGATGAAGCCTTTGCCGGCTATCGCCGCCAGCTGTTCCATGCGCGCGAGGAACAGGCGCGCTCGGTCCTTCCGCGGGCCTTGCGCGAACCGGTGTTCAGCGCGCTCGGGCGGGTCTGGCCCAAGGCCGACTGGGCGCCGCGCCCGCTGCGCGCGAAGACGACCCTGCTGTCGTTGGCCGAGAGCGGCGAGGCGGGCTATGCGCGTGCGCTGGCGATCCTCGCGCCCGAGCAGCGGCAGGCGCTTTATGGCGAGGTCCTGCTGAGGCAGCGCGGCACTTATCGCGCCGAACAGCCGCTTGAAAAGCTGATGCGCGAGGCGCCTGCAAGGAGCGGTCTCGACCGCGCGCAATATGCCGATCTCAAGTTCTGGCTGCCCGGCGATATCCTGACCAAGACCGACCGCACGAGCATGGCGGTCGGGCTCGAGGCGCGCGAGCCGTTGCTCGATCATCGGCTGATCGAATTCGGCGCCCGCCTGCCGCAACGCCAGCGCCTGCGCGGCACCACCGGCAAATGGCTGCTAAAGCACACAATGGAGCGCTATCTACCCGAAGACATCCTCTATCGCCGCAAACAGGGCTTCGTGACCCCACTGGCGGAGTGGTTCCGCGGTCCGCTGGCGGGCGAGGCGAGGGCGGTCGCAGCGAGCGAACTGCTTACCGGGAGCGGATGGTTCGCCCGCAAGGCGCTCTCACGCCTCGCGGACGACCATATTTCCGGCCGCAGCGACCATGGCCGGGTGCTGTGGCAGCTGTTGATGCTGGAGCGATCGATCCGCCATCTCGCCCCCAGCGCCTAG
- a CDS encoding succinate dehydrogenase iron-sulfur subunit, which produces MATFTLPKNSKITGKSRAHTATGGTRIRKFKVYRYDPDSGENPRYDTFELDLDECGPMVLDALFKIKNEIDPTLTFRRSCREGICGSCSMNLNGKNGLACTTAIEDLKGEIRITPLPSMDVIKDLVPDFTHFYAQYASIRPWLQTVSTTPSGKERLQSPEQREKLDGLYECILCACCSTACPSYWWNSDKFLGPAILLQAYRWLADSRDEMTGERLDQLEDPFRLYRCHTIMNCANVCPKGLSPAKAIAETKKMIAERAI; this is translated from the coding sequence ATGGCGACCTTCACCCTTCCCAAGAATTCGAAGATCACCGGCAAGAGCCGCGCCCATACGGCGACCGGCGGTACGCGCATCCGCAAGTTCAAGGTCTACCGCTACGATCCCGACAGCGGCGAGAACCCGCGCTACGACACGTTCGAGCTCGACCTCGACGAATGCGGTCCGATGGTCCTCGACGCCCTGTTCAAGATCAAGAACGAGATCGATCCCACGTTGACCTTCCGCCGTTCGTGCCGCGAAGGCATCTGCGGTTCGTGCTCGATGAACCTCAACGGCAAGAACGGTCTCGCCTGCACCACCGCGATCGAGGACCTCAAGGGCGAGATCCGCATCACCCCGCTGCCGAGCATGGACGTGATCAAGGACCTCGTGCCCGACTTCACGCATTTCTATGCGCAATACGCCAGCATCCGTCCGTGGCTGCAGACCGTCTCGACCACGCCCAGCGGCAAGGAACGGCTGCAGTCGCCCGAACAGCGCGAGAAGCTCGACGGGCTGTACGAGTGCATCCTGTGCGCCTGCTGCTCGACCGCCTGCCCCAGCTACTGGTGGAATTCGGACAAGTTCCTCGGCCCGGCGATCCTGCTGCAGGCCTATCGCTGGCTGGCCGACAGCCGCGACGAGATGACCGGTGAACGGCTCGACCAGCTGGAAGACCCCTTCCGCCTCTATCGCTGCCACACGATCATGAACTGCGCGAATGTCTGCCCCAAGGGCCTGAGCCCGGCCAAGGCAATCGCCGAAACCAAGAAAATGATCGCCGAACGCGCGATCTGA
- a CDS encoding SDR family NAD(P)-dependent oxidoreductase — MNVGKPFRRAAIFGASGGIGGALTARLAESGVEVWAGSRSGTAVDPALRAFRFDLSDEASIATAAGAMADAPPDLVVVASGVLTLADGSGPERSYKQIDGAAMEEVFRLNTIGPALVAKHVLPLLPRDRRSVFATLSARVGSIGDNRLGGWHSYRASKAALNMLLKNFAIELRRTHKQAIVAGLHPGTVDSSLSEPFQANLPAGQLTRPADAADNLLNVIDGLTVADSGGVFDWKGEAVPA, encoded by the coding sequence ATGAATGTAGGAAAGCCCTTTCGGCGCGCCGCGATCTTCGGCGCCAGCGGCGGTATCGGCGGCGCGCTGACGGCGAGGCTGGCGGAGAGCGGCGTCGAGGTATGGGCGGGAAGCCGTTCGGGCACGGCAGTCGACCCCGCCCTGCGCGCCTTTCGCTTCGATCTGTCCGACGAAGCCTCGATCGCCACTGCCGCTGGCGCGATGGCCGACGCGCCGCCCGATCTGGTGGTGGTCGCCAGCGGTGTGCTGACACTGGCCGATGGCTCGGGCCCCGAACGCAGTTACAAGCAGATCGACGGCGCGGCGATGGAAGAGGTGTTTCGGCTCAACACCATCGGCCCCGCGTTGGTGGCCAAGCATGTGCTGCCCCTGTTGCCGCGCGACCGCCGCAGCGTCTTCGCGACGCTATCGGCGCGGGTGGGGTCGATCGGCGACAATCGCCTGGGCGGGTGGCACAGCTACCGTGCCAGCAAGGCCGCGCTCAACATGCTGCTCAAGAATTTTGCGATCGAGCTGCGCCGGACGCACAAGCAGGCGATCGTGGCAGGACTGCATCCGGGCACGGTGGATTCGTCGCTGTCCGAACCCTTCCAGGCCAATCTGCCCGCGGGCCAGCTGACCCGGCCCGCCGATGCGGCGGACAACCTGCTGAATGTCATCGACGGGCTGACGGTGGCGGACAGCGGCGGCGTGTTCGACTGGAAGGGCGAAGCCGTTCCGGCCTAG